From the Meiothermus sp. Pnk-1 genome, one window contains:
- a CDS encoding GTP-binding protein yields MAKGVFERTKPHVNVGTIGHVDHGKTTLTAAITFVAAAANPSIEVQAYDQIDKAP; encoded by the coding sequence ATGGCGAAGGGTGTATTTGAGCGGACGAAGCCACACGTGAACGTTGGGACGATTGGGCACGTAGACCACGGGAAGACGACGTTAACGGCGGCGATCACGTTTGTTGCGGCGGCGGCGAACCCGAGCATCGAGGTGCAGGCGTACGATCAGATCGACAAGGCGCCGG
- a CDS encoding MBL fold metallo-hydrolase, which produces MRITSYGAAQTVTGSCHLVEASSLAGEYKLLLDCGAYQGAEDDRNAEPFGFEASRVDAVVISHAHHDHIGRLPVLVRQGYRGQIYLSEPTMRFLPVILEDSLRLMTEEHQRWERTGRKAPEPLWDQDDLNELYRRLEPVPLHQELAFGPFTVRLRGAGHLPGSAFIEVQEGRQRLVFSGDLGNRNKEVLPDPEDPPPAELVLCEGTYGDRPHRPFDETIAEFARILSEHLSQGGKVFIPSFALERTQEVLYHLRKLEQQNKIPSVPIYVDSPMAERISQIYPQVKRYFSPEVQALYEQGTDPFSPRQLRYAHTVDDSKALNELSGPLVIVAGNGMLSGGRILHHLRHGLSDPKNALVITSYQPRGGLGRILLEGAEQVRMFGEEVRVKAQSYTLGGFSGHAGQDELLDWLRGEHRVALVHGEPEKLQILARALGSRGQKAMMAEWGKPIEV; this is translated from the coding sequence ATGCGTATCACTTCTTACGGCGCGGCCCAAACCGTCACCGGAAGCTGTCACCTGGTCGAGGCCTCGTCTTTAGCCGGTGAATACAAGCTGCTATTGGACTGCGGCGCCTATCAGGGCGCCGAAGATGATCGCAACGCCGAGCCTTTTGGCTTCGAGGCCAGCCGGGTGGACGCGGTGGTGATCTCCCATGCCCACCACGACCACATCGGACGGCTTCCCGTCCTTGTCCGGCAGGGGTATCGCGGCCAAATTTACCTCAGCGAGCCCACCATGCGCTTCCTGCCCGTGATCCTGGAAGACTCCTTGCGTCTGATGACCGAGGAGCACCAAAGGTGGGAGCGCACGGGAAGAAAAGCTCCCGAGCCGCTGTGGGATCAGGACGATCTGAACGAGCTTTACCGGCGGCTCGAGCCCGTCCCACTCCACCAGGAGCTGGCCTTTGGCCCCTTCACGGTTCGGCTGCGAGGCGCCGGGCACCTTCCCGGAAGCGCGTTTATCGAAGTGCAGGAGGGCAGGCAGCGCCTGGTCTTCTCGGGAGACTTAGGCAACCGCAACAAGGAAGTCCTCCCAGATCCCGAGGATCCCCCACCCGCCGAGTTGGTGCTGTGCGAGGGGACTTACGGCGACCGTCCCCACCGGCCTTTCGACGAGACCATCGCCGAGTTCGCCCGGATTCTGAGCGAACACTTGAGCCAAGGGGGCAAGGTATTCATCCCCAGCTTCGCCCTCGAGCGTACCCAGGAAGTGCTATACCACCTGCGAAAGCTCGAACAGCAAAACAAAATCCCCAGCGTGCCCATCTACGTGGACTCCCCCATGGCCGAGCGGATCAGCCAGATTTACCCACAGGTCAAACGCTACTTCAGCCCGGAAGTGCAGGCCCTCTATGAACAGGGCACCGACCCCTTCAGCCCCCGGCAGTTGCGCTACGCGCACACCGTAGACGACTCCAAAGCCCTGAACGAACTATCCGGCCCCTTGGTGATCGTAGCCGGGAATGGGATGCTTTCCGGAGGACGCATCCTCCATCACCTGCGCCACGGGCTTTCTGACCCTAAAAACGCTTTGGTGATCACCAGCTATCAACCCCGGGGCGGCCTGGGGCGGATCCTGCTCGAGGGAGCCGAGCAGGTGCGGATGTTCGGCGAAGAGGTGCGGGTGAAAGCCCAGAGCTACACCCTGGGCGGTTTCTCGGGACACGCCGGACAAGACGAGCTGCTCGATTGGCTCCGGGGGGAACACCGCGTGGCCTTGGTCCACGGCGAACCCGAAAAGCTGCAAATCCTGGCCCGAGCCTTGGGTTCCCGCGGCCAAAAAGCGATGATGGCAGAGTGGGGAAAGCCCATCGAGGTCTGA
- a CDS encoding thioesterase family protein, with product MRIRHPITVRYAETDAMGVVHHSSYVPWLEAARVEWLERIGQPYPEVERRGIAYPVVELGLTYRSPARFGDKVEVETWLTEVTARTVRYQYRVWRGQQLLAEGFTRHLVSDSSGKAVRMPADLLAKLQEHLG from the coding sequence ATGAGGATTCGTCACCCAATCACCGTCCGCTACGCCGAGACCGACGCTATGGGCGTCGTTCACCACTCGAGCTATGTGCCGTGGTTGGAGGCGGCCCGGGTGGAGTGGCTCGAGCGCATCGGCCAACCCTACCCTGAGGTCGAGCGGCGGGGCATTGCTTACCCGGTGGTCGAGCTAGGGCTTACCTACCGCAGCCCAGCCCGCTTTGGCGACAAAGTGGAGGTCGAGACCTGGCTTACCGAGGTCACGGCCCGTACGGTGCGTTACCAGTACCGGGTGTGGCGGGGCCAACAGCTGCTGGCTGAAGGGTTTACCAGGCACCTGGTCTCGGACTCGAGCGGCAAAGCGGTGCGCATGCCTGCCGATCTCCTCGCCAAGCTCCAGGAGCACTTGGGTTGA
- the glmM gene encoding phosphoglucosamine mutase — MSRKYFGTDGVRGVAGEPPLTPEFVLKLGQAAGAYFKAHTPRPVVLLGKDTRQSCDLLEAALAAGLMSQGVRVEHLGVLPTPGVAYLTRQLGATAGVMISASHNPYQDNGIKFFSAQGDKLPDEVELEIEHLLEQDLKTEGIGTVADFSEAERMYLDFLTSKGRSLEGLKIVLDTANGATYRLAHRLFQRLGAEVFVMFNTPDGRNINKGCGSTHPEFLKAQVVEMGYDLGIAFDGDGDRAILIDRQGREFHGDHILYLNALVRREPGVVGTLMSNMGLEVKLREAGITFYRTAVGDRYVYEKLRASGLTLGGEQSGHILFLDHAPTGDGMLTAVLTLSAMLESGRDLVEWHDALPMFPQLLKNVRVRDKQALIQHPRLREAIARAEARLEGRGRVNVRPSGTEPLVRVMVEGPKEMVEPVCDELVGIVEQLDATEG; from the coding sequence GTGAGTCGCAAATACTTCGGTACCGATGGCGTGCGCGGGGTGGCCGGCGAGCCGCCCCTAACGCCCGAATTCGTCCTCAAGCTCGGTCAGGCGGCGGGGGCTTACTTCAAGGCTCACACCCCCCGCCCGGTGGTGCTCTTGGGCAAGGACACCCGGCAGTCGTGCGACCTGCTCGAGGCTGCTTTGGCCGCCGGGCTGATGTCGCAGGGGGTGCGGGTCGAGCACCTGGGGGTGCTGCCTACGCCGGGCGTGGCCTACCTGACCCGGCAGCTCGGGGCCACGGCCGGGGTGATGATCTCGGCCAGCCACAACCCCTACCAGGACAACGGGATCAAGTTCTTCAGCGCCCAGGGCGACAAACTGCCCGACGAGGTGGAGCTCGAGATCGAGCACCTGCTGGAGCAGGACCTCAAGACCGAGGGCATCGGCACCGTAGCCGACTTCAGCGAGGCCGAGCGCATGTACCTCGACTTCCTCACCTCCAAGGGGCGCAGCCTCGAGGGCCTCAAGATCGTGCTCGACACCGCCAACGGGGCCACCTACCGCCTGGCGCACCGCCTTTTCCAGCGTCTGGGGGCCGAAGTCTTCGTGATGTTCAACACCCCCGACGGGCGCAACATCAACAAGGGCTGCGGTTCGACCCACCCCGAGTTTCTCAAGGCCCAGGTGGTCGAGATGGGCTACGATCTGGGCATTGCCTTCGACGGCGACGGCGACCGGGCCATCCTCATCGACCGCCAGGGGCGGGAGTTCCACGGCGACCACATCCTCTACCTCAACGCCCTGGTGCGGCGCGAGCCCGGTGTGGTGGGCACGCTGATGAGCAACATGGGCCTGGAGGTCAAGCTGCGCGAGGCGGGCATCACCTTCTACCGCACCGCGGTAGGCGACCGCTACGTCTACGAGAAGCTCAGGGCCAGCGGCCTCACCCTAGGAGGCGAGCAGAGCGGGCATATCCTCTTCCTCGACCACGCCCCCACCGGCGACGGCATGCTCACCGCCGTGCTCACCCTCTCGGCCATGCTCGAGTCGGGTCGCGACCTTGTCGAGTGGCACGACGCGTTGCCCATGTTCCCTCAACTCCTGAAAAACGTGCGGGTGCGCGACAAACAGGCCCTCATTCAGCACCCTCGCCTGCGCGAGGCCATCGCTCGGGCCGAAGCCCGCCTGGAGGGACGGGGCCGGGTCAACGTCCGGCCCTCGGGCACTGAGCCCTTGGTGCGGGTGATGGTAGAAGGTCCCAAGGAGATGGTGGAGCCGGTGTGCGATGAACTTGTCGGGATAGTCGAGCAGTTGGATGCTACGGAGGGCTAG
- a CDS encoding helix-turn-helix domain-containing protein, translated as MLDEYVIQEPMQARAILNPARLRVLLAFDVPKTSAQVAREVGEVPNRVGHHIRLLRQLGLLVVCYRQGRRVFLERKARNFRIPFSLTPYSSLEEALGLASAEILQLLRQAVAHWQQELDEEFILVGEDFPRLPRSPVKILDLVLTGEQVAMLEEMLRNLSYNGKRGVAGRRYKLAVLLAPVH; from the coding sequence ATGCTCGATGAGTATGTAATCCAAGAGCCCATGCAGGCTCGAGCAATCCTCAACCCAGCACGTTTGCGGGTGCTGTTGGCGTTTGACGTGCCGAAAACCTCCGCACAGGTTGCCCGGGAGGTCGGGGAGGTGCCTAACCGAGTTGGGCACCACATCAGGCTGCTGCGACAGTTGGGGTTGCTGGTGGTGTGTTATCGGCAAGGTCGTAGGGTTTTTCTCGAGCGGAAGGCTCGTAACTTCAGAATACCCTTTTCCCTAACACCTTACTCGAGCTTGGAAGAGGCTCTGGGATTGGCATCTGCCGAAATACTGCAATTGCTTCGCCAAGCCGTGGCTCACTGGCAGCAAGAATTAGATGAGGAATTCATCCTCGTCGGTGAAGACTTCCCGAGACTACCCCGATCCCCTGTCAAGATACTGGATTTGGTGCTCACCGGTGAGCAAGTCGCTATGCTCGAGGAGATGCTTCGCAACCTGAGCTATAACGGCAAGCGTGGGGTTGCCGGGCGACGCTACAAGCTCGCCGTGCTTCTCGCCCCGGTGCACTGA
- a CDS encoding ABC transporter ATP-binding protein — protein MTAPLVLIDQASAIYRSFQGQSRLALEGVSLRLMPGETHALIGRNGAGKTTLLRLILGLLPTLTGKVSVLGKDPVTRRTQIMREVGVLLDGRRALEPRLSGLENLTLKGSMYGLPKAELHDRAKALLDHFDLPANEPVNRYSRGMRQRLILAGAVLHKPRVLLLDEPTLGLDIRGWDLLLELIEQTNKLGGAVLITSQEISLMEKISSWVSVLERGRVVASGAPSDVLGILGYSARVRLRVLNPAKMIIPIPPGFSWDGEFLEGPLSLEGLEEAISYLRSTGAGLVSLEQVSGIERLVRGEAT, from the coding sequence ATGACCGCTCCTCTAGTACTAATTGACCAAGCCAGTGCCATCTACCGTTCTTTCCAGGGTCAGTCCAGGCTGGCCCTGGAGGGCGTAAGTCTTCGCTTGATGCCGGGCGAAACCCATGCGCTGATAGGTCGCAACGGTGCCGGGAAGACCACTCTGCTCAGGCTAATCCTAGGCTTGTTGCCTACTCTGACTGGGAAAGTCAGTGTACTGGGCAAAGATCCCGTCACGCGGCGTACCCAGATCATGCGGGAGGTCGGGGTCTTGCTGGATGGTAGGCGCGCGCTAGAACCCCGCCTGAGCGGATTAGAGAACCTGACGCTCAAAGGCTCGATGTACGGGCTGCCCAAAGCCGAACTCCATGACCGTGCTAAGGCCCTGCTAGACCACTTCGATCTTCCTGCTAACGAACCGGTAAACCGGTACTCGAGGGGAATGCGACAGCGGCTTATCCTAGCGGGAGCTGTTCTGCATAAACCTCGAGTTCTTCTTCTCGATGAGCCTACCCTGGGTCTGGATATTCGGGGGTGGGATCTGCTACTGGAGCTCATCGAGCAAACGAACAAGCTCGGGGGGGCAGTGCTGATAACCTCACAGGAAATTTCACTCATGGAAAAGATCTCAAGTTGGGTAAGCGTTCTGGAGCGGGGAAGAGTGGTGGCTTCTGGAGCGCCATCGGACGTGCTGGGCATCCTAGGCTACAGCGCTCGAGTGCGTCTAAGGGTTCTCAATCCAGCCAAGATGATAATCCCGATACCTCCAGGCTTCTCGTGGGATGGGGAGTTCCTTGAAGGACCGCTCAGTTTGGAAGGATTGGAGGAGGCGATATCCTACCTGCGCTCTACGGGTGCAGGCTTAGTGAGCCTTGAGCAAGTCTCGGGTATAGAGAGGCTGGTGAGGGGAGAGGCGACATGA
- a CDS encoding Uma2 family endonuclease produces the protein MRRMSLEEYFAFEEKSRRKHEFVNGALYAMAGGSLTHNRLALNIATAAARFSSPT, from the coding sequence ATGCGGCGAATGTCCTTGGAGGAGTACTTCGCCTTCGAAGAAAAGAGTCGCCGTAAGCATGAATTCGTCAATGGCGCCCTCTACGCGATGGCCGGGGGGAGCCTAACCCACAACCGCCTCGCCCTGAACATCGCCACGGCGGCTGCCAGGTTTTCATCACCGACGTAA
- a CDS encoding Uma2 family endonuclease, with the protein MGDERVYYPDVMVTCDPTDNNELYVLRPCVPIEVLSPATQRTDRTEKLEKYLEIPSLRLYRTGVRSRPTSA; encoded by the coding sequence ATAGGCGATGAGCGGGTCTACTATCCCGATGTGATGGTCACCTGCGATCCCACCGACAACAACGAGCTCTACGTGCTGCGTCCGTGCGTGCCGATCGAGGTCCTCTCCCCTGCTACACAGCGCACTGACCGCACCGAGAAGCTCGAGAAGTATCTCGAAATCCCCAGCCTCAGGTTGTACCGTACCGGCGTCAGGTCGAGGCCTACGAGCGCGTAA